A single region of the Sorghum bicolor cultivar BTx623 chromosome 7, Sorghum_bicolor_NCBIv3, whole genome shotgun sequence genome encodes:
- the LOC8071150 gene encoding putative F-box/LRR-repeat protein 23: MTSPSPVSHPRCGMEKKMRTMTDVDETLSGRDWSELPQDALMSILGKFGALEILMGAGAVCHSWLEAAKVPNLWRSVDMTQHELLDVLDDQGRYTCDRKILQTNFEVLCAMARVAVDRSGGQLEAFHGKLFVNDELLKYIADRSPALKTLSIISCDGVSSQGFTHLIAKCPMLEDLKLVECINLRRRETYQAIAKACAQLKRFTLCNLPTLEFLLSRSSGEEADGVVAMHELRSLTLTNCNVTNNYLAAILDGCPHLEVLDLRLCIVIDIDPTLMARCAAIKSLRLPA; this comes from the exons atgacctcgccgtcgccggtCAGCCACCCAAG gtgTGGCATGGAGAAGAAGATGAGGACGATGACGGACGTCGACGAGACGTTGTCCGGTAGGGACTGGTCAGAGCTGCCGCAGGACGCCCTCATGTCGATCCTCGGCAAGTTTGGCGCCTTGGAGATCCTGATGGGCGCGGGCGCCGTGTGCCACTCTTGGCTCGAGGCGGCTAAGGTGCCCAATCTGTGGCGATCGGTGGACATGACACAGCATGAGCTGTTGGATGTGCTGGATGACCAAGGCCGTTATACCTGTGACCGGAAAATTTTACAGACAAACTTTGAAGTCTTGTGCGCCATGGCAAGGGTAGCCGTGGACCGATCCGGTGGCCAGCTTGAGGCGTTTCACGGGAAGCTGTTTGTTAACGATGAACTCTTGAAGTATATCGCAgacag GTCGCCAGCTCTCAAGACCCTCAGCATCATTTCATGCGACGGCGTCTCTAGCCAAGGATTCACCCACCTGATCGCCAAGTGCCCTATGCTAGAGGACCTCAAGCTTGTCGAATGTATAAACCTCCGCCGACGCGAAACTTACCAAGCTATCGCCAAGGCATGCGCGCAGCTCAAGCGCTTCACGCTCTGCAATTTGCCCACCCTCGAGTTCCTCCTCAGTAGGTCAAGTGGGGAAGAAGCGGATGGAGTTGTGGCGATGCACGAGCTGCGAAGCCTCACCCTTACCAACTGCAATGTCACCAACAACTACCTCGCGGCCATCCTTGACGGCTGCCCTCACCTGGAGGTTCTCGACCTGCGTCTCTGCATCGTCATCGACATCGACCCTACGCTCATGGCTAGGTGTGCTGCGATCAAGTCGCTAAGGCTTCCGGCTTAG
- the LOC8071151 gene encoding putative F-box/LRR-repeat protein 23 yields the protein MPSRGLGGRARTRRARRRRQRESATTRDWAGGLGTDALLAIFHRLDHIDILISADKVCRSWRRAAREEPSLWRRITMRGHEGIARRLNRGGMACEAVRRSAGHCEAFCGQYAGDDGFLVYLIEQAPCLKSLRLISCNLVSNEGLTVAVKELPLLEELELSLCPNVGGFFVSNDGVCGYEVYRFVSEVCPQLKRFRLSNEDFNVTRDWNKNKDVGGIAGMHGLRSLQLFGNGMDNEGLQTVLHCCPHLESLDIRHCFNVDMDETLLLKCARLKTLRLPDDPTDDYDLEVKTPIRMCAVIDDSPWSSDGYDSYRYQLRSPEYLNDFDSDSGDDTDFFGEPSRYECDLDKYDMMLPMSMRTFLK from the exons ATGCCGTCCCGCGGCCTCGGCGGGCGCGCGCGCACCCGCCGcgcgcgtcgccgccgccagAGGGAGTCAGCGACGACGAGGGACTGGGCCGGCGGCCTGGGAACGGacgcgctcctggcgatcttcCACCGCCTCGACCACATCGACATCCTGATCTCCGCGGACAAGGTGTGCCGCTCCTGGCGCCGCGCCGCGCGGGAGGAGCCCTCGCTGTGGCGCCGCATCACCATGCGCGGGCACGAGGGGATCGCGCGCAGGCTCAACCGCGGCGGCATGGCCTGCGAGGCCGTCCGGCGCAGCGCGGGCCACTGCGAGGCGTTCTGCGGGCAGTACGCCGGGGACGACGGCTTCCTTGTGTACCTCATTGAGCA GGCCCCTTGTCTGAAGAGCCTTCGCCTTATTTCCTGCAACCTTGTCTCAAATGAAGGACTTACAGTGGCTGTGAAAGAGCTCCCTCTGCTTGAGGAGCTCGAGCTCTCATTATGTCCTAACGTTGGTGGGTTTTTTGTGAGCAATGACGGCGTTTGTGGTTATGAGGTGTACAGGTTTGTTAGCGAAGTATGCCCACAGCTGAAGCGCTTCAGACTGAGCAATGAAGATTTCAACGTTACTAGAGACTGGAACAAGAACAAGGACGTTGGAGGGATTGCAGGTATGCACGGGCTACGCTCCTTGCAGCTGTTTGGCAATGGTATGGATAATGAGGGCCTACAAACTGTCTTGCACTGCTGTCCCCATCTGGAGTCCCTTGACATACGCCATTGCTTCAACGTCGACATGGATGAGACTCTGCTCCTCAAGTGTGCCAGGCTCAAGACCCTGAGGCTTCCTGATGACCCCACTGATGACTATGACCTTGAGGTTAAAACACCTATCAGGATGTGTGCAGTGATTGATGATAGCCCTTGGTCTTCCGATGGGTACGATTCCTATAGATACCAGCTCCGCTCTCCAGAGTACCTCAACGACTTTGACTCCGACTCCGGGGATGACACGGATTTCTTTGGTGAGCCATCCCGCTACGAGTGTGACCTTGACAAGTATGACATGATGCTTCCAATGAGCATGCGCACGTTCCTGAAATAA
- the LOC8085025 gene encoding NAC domain-containing protein 21/22 yields the protein MSSSISMMEARMPPGFRFHPRDDELVLDYLLDKLSGHGHGGGAAIVDVDLNKCEPWDLPESACVGGKEWYFFNLRDRKYATGQRTNRATRSGYWKATGKDRAVVAGGDGGEDAAAVVGMRKTLVFYRGRAPKGRKTEWVMHEFRLHPHAAPSLPAAATKEDWVLCRVFYKSRTTTPRPASDDAQDGTPSAEPQLSAALPLGPLADTYTAFGGAPTVFEQVSCFSGLPALPFKRPVSLGDLLAFDTSEKESIGTVMSSVSNNSSSVLELTPNCNWNQENDMLQMWNPLGI from the exons ATGAGCTCGTCGATCAGCATGATGGAGGCGAGAATGCCCCCGGGGTTCAGGTTCCATCCCAGGGACGACGAGCTCGTGCTGGACTACCTCCTCGACAAGCTCtccggccatggccatggcggcggcgcagCCATCGTCGACGTCGACCTCAACAAGTGCGAGCCATGGGACCTTCCAG AATCTGCGTGCGTCGGTGGAAAGGAGTGGTACTTCTTCAACCTGCGCGACCGCAAGTACGCGACGGGGCAGCGCACCAACCGCGCCACGCGCTCCGGCTACTGGAAGGCCACCGGCAAGGACCgcgccgtcgtcgccggcggcgacggcggcgaggatgcggcggcggtggtggggaTGCGCAAGACGCTGGTGTTCTACCGGGGCCGAGCGCCCAAGGGGAGGAAGACGGAGTGGGTGATGCACGAGTTCCGCCTCCATCCACACGCCGCGCCGTCGCTACCAGCTGCGGCAACGAAG GAGGACTGGGTGCTATGCAGGGTGTTCTACAAGAGCAGAACAACCACCCCAAGGCCAGCATCTGACGATGCCCAGGACGGCACCCCATCAGCTGAGCCACAACTGTCTGCTGCCCTGCCGCTTGGGCCGCTGGCTGACACATACACTGCCTTCGGTGGTGCCCCAACGGTTTTTGAGCAGGTGTCCTGCTTCTCCGGTCTGCCAGCACTGCCGTTCAAGAGACCAGTGAGCCTTGGGGACCTTCTGGCGTTCGACACCTCTGAGAAGGAATCCATCGGGACAGTGATGAGCAGTGTCTCAAACAACAGTAGTTCAGTACTGGAGCTGACTCCAAATTGCAACTGGAACCAGGAAAATGACATGTTACAGATGTGGAACCCCCTAGGGATATGA
- the LOC8071152 gene encoding putative serine/threonine-protein kinase isoform X2: MVCCFMCGTGMKQNTENEGGSKVKIFSYHEMRKATHDFSRANKIGEGGFGSVFRGKLKDGTIVAVKVLSASSRQGIREFVTELTAISDIVHENLITLVGCCAEGSHRILVYNYIENNSLSYTLLGSGRSNIRFNWRARVKIAVGVARGLAYLHEEIRPPIIHRDIKASNILLDKDLTPKISDFGLARLLPPNATHVSTRVAGTIGYLAPEYAVRGQVTKKSDIYSFGVVLLEIVTGRCNHNSRLPQGDQFLLERIWTYYEQRKLEEIIDAEVGEDLNVEEACRFLKVGLLCTQDAMKLRPNMANIVLMLIGEKEVSMDRVTKPAVIGDPYLNGNNDQRTADSTTLRSFATTEPLTSSEANTEWSL; the protein is encoded by the exons ATGGTTTGCTGTTTTATGTGTGGGACAGGCATGAAACAAAATACTGAAAATGAAG GAGGAAGCAAGGTGAAGATTTTTTCCTATCATGAGATGAGGAAAGCTACACATGATTTTAGTAGGGCAAATAAGATCGGTGAGGGTGGTTTTGGCTCCGTTTTCAGG GGAAAGCTTAAAGATGGAACAATTGTTGCAGTGAAGGTCCTTTCTGCTAGTTCAAGGCAGGGTATCCGAGAGTTTGTAACTGAACTTACAGCAATTTCAGATATCGTACATGAAAACCTAATTACCTTGGTTGGTTGCTGTGCCGAAGGGTCTCATAGGATTCTTGTGTACAACTATATTGAGAACAATAGTCTTTCATATACACTTCTAG GTTCAGGCCGGAGCAACATCCGGTTCAATTGGAGAGCTCGTGTCAAAATTGCTGTAGGTGTTGCTCGTGGGCTTGCTTATCTTCATGAAGAAATTCGCCCCCCTATAATTCATCGAGATATAAAGGCAAGCAATATTCTTCTTGACAAGGATCTTACCCCAAAGATTTCTGATTTTGGGTTGGCAAGGCTCCTCCCACCAAATGCAACTCATGTGAGCACTAGGGTTGCAGGAACAAT AGGATACCTGGCTCCTGAATATGCTGTCAGGGGACAAGTTACAAAGAAATCAGATATCTATAGTTTCGGTGTTGTGCTACTGGAAATTGTTACTGGTAGATGTAACCATAATAGTAGATTGCCTCAGGGAGACCAATTTCTGCTTGAGAGG ATATGGACATACTATGAGCAAAGAAAACTAGAGGAGATCATAGATGCTGAAGTAGGGGAGGACCTGAATGTTGAAGAGGCATGTCGTTTCTTGAAGGTTGGTCTACTATGCACCCAAGACGCGATGAAACTGCGTCCAAATATGGCCAACATTGTCCTAATGCTGAtaggagagaaggaagtctcCATGGACAGGGTCACCAAACCAGCTGTGATCGGTGACCCATACCTCAATGGAAACAACGATCAGAGAACTGCAGACTCTACCACATTGAGATCCTTTGCCACAACTGAACCTTTAACATCATCAGAAGCAAACACAGAGTGGTCACTGTGA
- the LOC8071152 gene encoding putative serine/threonine-protein kinase isoform X1 yields the protein MVCCFMCGTGMKQNTENEGGSKVKIFSYHEMRKATHDFSRANKIGEGGFGSVFRGKLKDGTIVAVKVLSASSRQGIREFVTELTAISDIVHENLITLVGCCAEGSHRILVYNYIENNSLSYTLLGDMLTNFIPLTIQFSSSYVICVYSYGIAGSGRSNIRFNWRARVKIAVGVARGLAYLHEEIRPPIIHRDIKASNILLDKDLTPKISDFGLARLLPPNATHVSTRVAGTIGYLAPEYAVRGQVTKKSDIYSFGVVLLEIVTGRCNHNSRLPQGDQFLLERIWTYYEQRKLEEIIDAEVGEDLNVEEACRFLKVGLLCTQDAMKLRPNMANIVLMLIGEKEVSMDRVTKPAVIGDPYLNGNNDQRTADSTTLRSFATTEPLTSSEANTEWSL from the exons ATGGTTTGCTGTTTTATGTGTGGGACAGGCATGAAACAAAATACTGAAAATGAAG GAGGAAGCAAGGTGAAGATTTTTTCCTATCATGAGATGAGGAAAGCTACACATGATTTTAGTAGGGCAAATAAGATCGGTGAGGGTGGTTTTGGCTCCGTTTTCAGG GGAAAGCTTAAAGATGGAACAATTGTTGCAGTGAAGGTCCTTTCTGCTAGTTCAAGGCAGGGTATCCGAGAGTTTGTAACTGAACTTACAGCAATTTCAGATATCGTACATGAAAACCTAATTACCTTGGTTGGTTGCTGTGCCGAAGGGTCTCATAGGATTCTTGTGTACAACTATATTGAGAACAATAGTCTTTCATATACACTTCTAGGTGACATGCTTACCAACTTCATTCCTCTAACAATTCAATTTTCTAGTAGCTATGTGATATGTGTGTACTCATATGGTATTGCAGGTTCAGGCCGGAGCAACATCCGGTTCAATTGGAGAGCTCGTGTCAAAATTGCTGTAGGTGTTGCTCGTGGGCTTGCTTATCTTCATGAAGAAATTCGCCCCCCTATAATTCATCGAGATATAAAGGCAAGCAATATTCTTCTTGACAAGGATCTTACCCCAAAGATTTCTGATTTTGGGTTGGCAAGGCTCCTCCCACCAAATGCAACTCATGTGAGCACTAGGGTTGCAGGAACAAT AGGATACCTGGCTCCTGAATATGCTGTCAGGGGACAAGTTACAAAGAAATCAGATATCTATAGTTTCGGTGTTGTGCTACTGGAAATTGTTACTGGTAGATGTAACCATAATAGTAGATTGCCTCAGGGAGACCAATTTCTGCTTGAGAGG ATATGGACATACTATGAGCAAAGAAAACTAGAGGAGATCATAGATGCTGAAGTAGGGGAGGACCTGAATGTTGAAGAGGCATGTCGTTTCTTGAAGGTTGGTCTACTATGCACCCAAGACGCGATGAAACTGCGTCCAAATATGGCCAACATTGTCCTAATGCTGAtaggagagaaggaagtctcCATGGACAGGGTCACCAAACCAGCTGTGATCGGTGACCCATACCTCAATGGAAACAACGATCAGAGAACTGCAGACTCTACCACATTGAGATCCTTTGCCACAACTGAACCTTTAACATCATCAGAAGCAAACACAGAGTGGTCACTGTGA